One Bacteroidota bacterium genomic region harbors:
- the hypD gene encoding hydrogenase formation protein HypD, translating to MKYIDEYRNKEIVQSLQKRIEKISTKEVRFMEVCGGHTMSIQKFGIPSLLPLNIKLLSGPGCPVCVSSRSYIDQAIAYSRMENVIITTFGDLIRIPGSTSSLEKEKANGADIRIVYSPLDALAIARSNLDKKIVFLGIGFETTAPGSAASIVTAYNENLKNFLLFSSHKVMPPAMSALIDEGVKIDGYIAPGHVSTITGHNIYLDFPKKFGIACVISGFEPVDLLQSIYMLVKQVEENDPKVEIQYRRAVKMSGNEKALAILDEVFELRDDWWRGLGILPKSGLKIRNKYADFDAESVLQVDVEPTREDKGCLCGEILKGLKNPKDCKLFGKGCTPSDPVGACMVSSEGACHAYYKYNRE from the coding sequence GTGAAATATATTGATGAGTATAGAAATAAAGAAATAGTTCAATCTCTTCAGAAAAGGATTGAAAAAATTTCGACAAAGGAAGTCAGATTTATGGAAGTGTGCGGAGGACATACAATGTCTATTCAAAAATTTGGAATACCATCCCTCCTACCTTTAAACATTAAACTTCTATCAGGGCCTGGGTGTCCTGTTTGTGTTTCAAGTAGAAGTTATATTGATCAAGCCATCGCCTATTCACGCATGGAAAATGTAATTATTACCACCTTTGGGGATTTAATTCGTATACCTGGATCAACCTCATCTTTGGAAAAAGAAAAAGCAAATGGAGCCGATATTCGCATAGTTTATTCTCCATTGGATGCGTTGGCTATTGCCAGAAGTAATTTGGATAAAAAAATAGTTTTCCTCGGAATAGGTTTTGAAACTACCGCTCCCGGAAGTGCAGCATCTATAGTAACAGCTTATAATGAAAATCTAAAAAATTTCCTCTTGTTTAGCTCCCATAAAGTTATGCCTCCTGCTATGTCTGCATTAATTGATGAAGGAGTTAAAATTGATGGCTACATTGCCCCGGGTCATGTTAGTACCATAACCGGACACAATATTTACCTCGATTTTCCCAAAAAATTTGGAATAGCCTGTGTTATTTCCGGCTTTGAACCAGTCGACCTTTTACAGTCCATTTATATGCTAGTAAAACAAGTTGAAGAAAATGATCCAAAAGTTGAAATACAATATCGGAGAGCAGTTAAAATGTCAGGAAATGAGAAAGCTTTGGCAATCTTAGATGAAGTTTTTGAACTCAGAGACGATTGGTGGAGAGGATTGGGAATTCTACCAAAAAGCGGATTAAAAATCAGGAATAAATATGCCGATTTCGATGCAGAAAGTGTTTTGCAAGTGGACGTTGAGCCAACAAGGGAAGACAAAGGTTGTTTATGTGGTGAAATTTTGAAAGGATTGAAAAATCCGAAAGATTGCAAATTATTTGGCAAAGGTTGTACGCCTTCAGATCCGGTTGGTGCATGTATGGTTTCCTCCGAAGGTGCTTGTCATGCCTATTATAAATACAATAGAGAATAA
- the hypE gene encoding hydrogenase expression/formation protein HypE produces the protein MEKILLGHGSGGQLSHDLIKDLFVKHFNNQTLDQQTDAAILEINTKSISFTTDSFVVDPIFFPGGDIGKLAVCGTVNDLAVSGAKPKYMSASYIIEEGLPYKDLERIVISMANEAKIAGINIVTGDTKVVNRGKCDKVFINTTGVGEIEDKFKEIGSGKNIEIGDKIIINGTIGDHGMSILKARELNRFKANIQSDCACLNSLISKALEISDNIHFMRDATRGGLATVLSELVESNKFGIELFESEIPIREEVRGMCEIIGFDPLYVANEGIVLMVLGKDDADQVLETIRKDELGKNAAIIGEITDKHPRKGWVQTEIGGKRIIDMLAGEQLPRIC, from the coding sequence ATGGAAAAAATATTATTAGGTCACGGAAGCGGTGGACAATTATCCCATGATTTAATCAAGGATTTATTTGTCAAACATTTTAATAATCAGACTCTGGATCAACAAACTGATGCGGCTATTCTTGAAATTAATACAAAAAGTATATCCTTTACAACTGACTCATTTGTTGTAGATCCTATATTTTTCCCTGGTGGCGATATTGGCAAATTGGCGGTTTGTGGAACGGTAAATGACTTGGCAGTTTCGGGTGCTAAACCAAAATATATGAGTGCCTCCTATATAATTGAGGAAGGATTGCCTTATAAGGATTTAGAAAGGATTGTCATCTCCATGGCCAATGAGGCTAAAATAGCAGGAATTAATATAGTTACTGGAGATACCAAAGTTGTGAATCGAGGAAAATGTGATAAAGTTTTTATTAATACGACTGGTGTTGGCGAAATTGAAGACAAATTCAAGGAAATTGGTAGTGGAAAAAATATTGAAATAGGAGATAAAATTATTATCAATGGTACAATTGGCGATCATGGTATGTCGATTTTGAAAGCCAGGGAGTTGAACCGGTTCAAGGCAAATATTCAATCGGATTGTGCTTGCTTGAATAGTTTAATATCAAAAGCACTTGAAATATCTGACAACATCCATTTCATGCGCGATGCTACCAGAGGAGGGCTGGCAACCGTTTTAAGTGAACTCGTTGAATCCAATAAATTTGGAATTGAACTATTTGAATCAGAAATCCCCATTCGTGAAGAAGTTCGTGGGATGTGTGAAATAATTGGTTTTGATCCTTTATACGTGGCTAATGAAGGCATCGTTTTAATGGTTCTTGGAAAAGATGATGCCGATCAGGTATTGGAAACGATACGAAAAGATGAATTAGGTAAGAATGCTGCTATCATTGGAGAAATAACTGACAAACATCCAAGAAAAGGGTGGGTTCAAACTGAAATTGGTGGAAAGAGAATTATAGATATGCTGGCAGGAGAACAATTGCCGAGAATTTGCTAA
- a CDS encoding hydrogenase maturation nickel metallochaperone HypA, whose translation MHELSIAMNIVEIAEEEAQKAGSTKIKKIELAVGKLSGVVYEALDFALKEAVKNSMLEEAEILIHEIEGESKCLKCYHIFATENIFDICPKCNHTQCETIQGKELKINSLFVD comes from the coding sequence ATGCACGAGCTATCCATTGCCATGAATATTGTTGAAATTGCTGAAGAAGAAGCACAAAAAGCTGGATCTACTAAAATAAAGAAAATTGAACTTGCTGTTGGAAAACTTTCGGGAGTAGTATATGAAGCTTTGGACTTTGCATTAAAGGAAGCTGTTAAAAACTCGATGTTAGAAGAAGCTGAAATATTAATTCATGAAATAGAAGGTGAGTCAAAATGTTTAAAGTGCTATCATATATTTGCTACGGAAAACATATTTGATATATGTCCTAAATGCAATCATACTCAGTGCGAAACCATTCAAGGTAAAGAACTTAAAATCAATTCTCTTTTTGTTGATTAA
- a CDS encoding NAD(P)-dependent oxidoreductase: MISQRKQKNIIVTGASGFVGKYFIDYIKEEYNVIAIARRSQNESGISYHPNIHWVQWDIANTSFLNQVLGFIIAKGCADFIVHLAGYYNFNYKYHPEYERTNVLGTKNVLELAKKLNIKRFLFSSSLAACSFDNKDRLINEETEADAHFDYAISKKKGEELVKLYTPHFSISIIRFAAVFSDWCEYPPLYKFLSTWLKKGYDSRILAGKGFSGVSYIHIYDLARLMKTVLKKHEELPIDSTYVASPDGSSTHLDLFKISTKDYFGKERRPIFLPKFLAYPGILVRIWMGKLKITPPSFEQLWMVKYINDQLKVDASKTRKELNWDTTPRYHILRRLLFLLVNMKSHKQEWDSKNEASLNRWSMRPSLKIYEHMLQMQDHILKKVRICIIDDEEKTEFANFRSLGKVEFDQYVSQIYHLIMATVRSSDRSLMLEYIGDIAVDRFATGFDFEELSDFFLCINKIIVEEMLQIPELSKLKQEVYDSIELSIQMAIDEMADTYENLEIKLTPEKLTKLRSLKDQKMRAIMIEKLSAFYQENE; this comes from the coding sequence GTGATCTCACAAAGAAAACAAAAGAATATAATTGTAACTGGTGCTTCTGGTTTTGTTGGAAAATATTTCATTGATTATATCAAAGAAGAATACAATGTTATTGCCATTGCACGAAGATCCCAAAATGAATCAGGAATAAGTTATCACCCCAATATTCATTGGGTACAATGGGATATTGCAAATACTTCATTTTTAAATCAGGTATTGGGATTTATTATTGCAAAAGGATGTGCTGATTTTATTGTGCATTTAGCAGGATACTATAATTTCAACTATAAATACCACCCAGAATATGAACGCACAAATGTTTTAGGGACTAAAAACGTTTTGGAATTAGCCAAAAAGCTGAATATCAAACGATTCCTTTTTTCAAGTTCTTTAGCCGCTTGTAGTTTTGATAATAAAGATCGACTAATTAATGAAGAAACCGAAGCTGATGCACATTTTGATTATGCGATTAGTAAAAAGAAAGGAGAAGAACTGGTAAAACTTTACACACCTCATTTCAGTATTTCTATAATACGTTTTGCGGCTGTTTTTAGCGATTGGTGTGAATATCCTCCTCTTTATAAATTCCTAAGTACTTGGTTAAAAAAAGGATATGACAGCAGAATATTAGCAGGTAAAGGATTTTCAGGAGTAAGTTACATTCATATTTATGATTTAGCACGCTTAATGAAAACAGTGCTGAAAAAACATGAAGAATTGCCAATTGATTCAACATATGTGGCAAGTCCAGATGGTAGCTCTACACATCTTGATTTATTTAAAATATCGACTAAGGATTACTTTGGAAAAGAAAGACGACCAATTTTTCTTCCAAAATTCTTAGCATATCCTGGAATTCTTGTTAGGATTTGGATGGGAAAGCTGAAAATTACCCCACCATCTTTCGAACAATTGTGGATGGTGAAATACATAAATGACCAATTAAAAGTCGATGCATCAAAAACAAGAAAAGAACTAAATTGGGATACGACTCCACGATATCACATTTTGAGGCGACTCTTGTTTTTATTAGTCAATATGAAATCACACAAACAAGAATGGGACTCAAAGAATGAAGCCAGCCTGAATAGATGGTCAATGCGTCCTAGCTTAAAGATTTATGAGCATATGCTTCAAATGCAAGATCATATTCTTAAAAAGGTAAGAATCTGTATTATTGATGATGAAGAAAAAACCGAATTTGCCAATTTCAGATCATTAGGTAAAGTGGAATTTGATCAATATGTGAGTCAGATTTATCATTTGATAATGGCAACCGTTCGAAGCAGTGACCGAAGTTTGATGCTGGAATATATTGGAGATATTGCTGTTGACCGATTTGCAACTGGTTTTGATTTCGAAGAATTAAGTGATTTCTTCCTATGCATTAATAAAATCATAGTTGAAGAAATGTTACAAATACCTGAATTAAGCAAACTGAAACAAGAAGTTTATGATAGTATAGAGCTGAGTATTCAGATGGCTATTGATGAAATGGCTGACACCTATGAGAATCTGGAAATTAAGTTAACTCCTGAGAAATTAACAAAATTAAGATCTTTAAAAGATCAGAAAATGAGAGCGATAATGATTGAAAAACTAAGTGCGTTTTATCAGGAGAATGAATAA
- a CDS encoding hydrogenase maturation protease, which translates to MGSDILTDDGVGVKIVDYLSSDPYFQNHHYHTELLFNLDMGKKLSEYNTVVFIDGTIQRTNPPGYIEINEITNFKETLHLTNIHEMKFQDCFTFWKNIGFEIPENVFVISIEVDVYLEFGSELSIKLRESFNEILNQVKQWVHHISLRENQVLV; encoded by the coding sequence ATGGGGAGTGATATCCTAACAGATGATGGTGTGGGTGTGAAAATTGTCGATTATCTTTCCAGCGATCCTTATTTTCAAAATCATCATTACCATACAGAACTGCTCTTTAATCTTGATATGGGGAAAAAACTCTCAGAATATAACACAGTTGTATTTATTGATGGTACTATTCAAAGAACAAATCCTCCTGGATATATTGAAATAAATGAAATCACCAATTTTAAAGAAACACTCCATTTGACCAATATACACGAAATGAAATTTCAGGATTGTTTTACATTTTGGAAAAATATTGGATTTGAAATTCCTGAGAATGTGTTTGTGATTTCTATTGAAGTTGATGTATACTTAGAGTTTGGTTCTGAATTAAGCATTAAGCTTAGAGAATCATTCAATGAAATTTTGAATCAAGTGAAGCAATGGGTGCATCATATAAGTTTGAGAGAAAATCAAGTACTGGTTTAA
- a CDS encoding Ni/Fe hydrogenase subunit alpha, with the protein MMKRITIDPITRLEGHGKIEIFLTDEGDVDNVYFQVPELRGFEKFCEGRPVEELAQIVTKICGVCPGCHHMASGKAADMVYGVEPTVTAKKLRELFYMSHFVHSHIAHFYALAAPDFVVGPTASPAERNILGVIGKVGVEIGTEVIKQRRIAQEIQALLGGHQTHVVMNIPGGVRKGLTEEQRVDIVEKAKGFIDFAKFSLKIFDDVVLANKDYVDIIVNGPYNLNIHSMGLVDENNKVNFYDGKLRVVDTVGKELYKYAPADYRDYVEERVEPWSYLKFPYLKKKGWKGFVDGQDSGVYHATPLSRLNAADGMATPLAQAEYERMYHILGGKPVHATLAMHWARLVELLYSAEYALELAQDPDIVGTNLRQELTKTPTEGVGTVEAQRGTLTHHYWTDDKGIVTKANIIVGTTNNNAAICMSLKKAAQGLIKKGETVSEGILNMIEMAFRAYDPCFSCATHFQPGKMPMKVNFRQPDGHIIRTIQRK; encoded by the coding sequence ATTATGAAAAGAATTACTATAGATCCTATCACAAGGCTAGAAGGACATGGGAAAATTGAAATTTTCCTGACTGATGAAGGTGATGTCGATAATGTGTATTTTCAGGTTCCTGAATTACGTGGTTTCGAAAAATTCTGTGAAGGAAGACCTGTTGAAGAATTAGCTCAGATTGTAACAAAGATTTGTGGTGTTTGCCCTGGTTGTCATCACATGGCAAGTGGTAAAGCTGCCGATATGGTTTATGGTGTTGAACCAACTGTTACAGCAAAAAAACTGCGCGAATTATTCTATATGTCTCATTTTGTGCATAGTCATATTGCACACTTTTATGCATTGGCTGCACCCGATTTTGTAGTAGGTCCAACTGCCAGTCCGGCTGAAAGAAACATACTTGGTGTAATAGGAAAAGTCGGAGTTGAAATTGGAACAGAGGTTATCAAGCAAAGAAGAATTGCGCAGGAAATCCAGGCATTATTGGGTGGGCATCAAACCCATGTGGTGATGAATATACCGGGTGGAGTTCGTAAAGGCTTAACCGAAGAGCAAAGAGTTGATATTGTTGAAAAAGCAAAAGGTTTTATTGATTTTGCTAAGTTTTCATTGAAGATTTTTGATGATGTTGTTTTAGCCAATAAAGATTATGTAGATATCATAGTTAATGGTCCATATAATTTGAATATTCATTCAATGGGATTGGTAGATGAAAACAACAAAGTCAATTTTTATGATGGAAAGTTAAGAGTTGTAGACACAGTAGGGAAAGAATTGTATAAATATGCTCCAGCCGATTATAGGGATTATGTGGAAGAAAGGGTAGAACCATGGAGTTATTTAAAATTTCCTTATCTCAAGAAAAAAGGATGGAAAGGATTTGTTGATGGACAAGATTCAGGTGTATATCATGCCACACCATTATCTCGTTTGAATGCAGCAGATGGAATGGCAACTCCTTTAGCTCAAGCTGAATATGAAAGAATGTATCATATTTTAGGCGGAAAACCTGTTCATGCAACACTTGCCATGCATTGGGCCAGATTAGTTGAATTACTCTATTCAGCAGAATATGCACTTGAGTTAGCACAAGATCCTGATATTGTTGGCACAAATTTGAGACAAGAATTAACAAAAACTCCAACTGAAGGTGTTGGTACTGTTGAAGCACAACGAGGAACACTAACGCATCATTATTGGACCGATGATAAAGGCATTGTTACCAAGGCCAATATTATTGTTGGAACAACAAATAATAATGCTGCTATTTGCATGTCGTTGAAAAAAGCAGCTCAAGGCTTAATTAAGAAAGGAGAAACAGTTTCTGAAGGAATCTTGAATATGATAGAAATGGCATTTCGTGCTTATGATCCTTGTTTTTCATGTGCTACTCATTTTCAGCCAGGTAAAATGCCGATGAAGGTGAATTTCAGACAACCGGATGGTCATATTATTCGAACAATTCAGCGCAAGTAG
- a CDS encoding oxidoreductase, with the protein MVETKPKIKMAVYWGAACGGCCVSVLDVHEKLFTVVEHADLVFWPIALDIKYKDVEAMPDGHIDLCLFNGAVRNSENEHMAKLLRAKTKVLVAYGSCSHMGGIPGLANFTSKEELLKRVYETTESTVNPDNIRPEQKHKVKEGVLELPEFYNDVRTLDQVVEVDYYLPGCPPQTERLVEVFLAIVTGAELPPAGSVIGALNKSQCDECKRTKTDNKKIREFKRPIDIVDDGETCFLEQGVICMGPATRGGCGVRCIEGNAPCRGCYGPPEDVPDPGSKMLSAVATMIDGDKPEEIAAVVDTIDDPAGTFYRFSLPGSILRRKVL; encoded by the coding sequence ATGGTAGAAACAAAACCAAAAATAAAAATGGCAGTTTATTGGGGAGCAGCTTGTGGTGGCTGTTGTGTCTCTGTACTTGATGTTCATGAAAAACTGTTTACTGTAGTTGAACATGCAGATTTGGTATTTTGGCCAATTGCATTGGATATTAAATACAAGGATGTTGAAGCAATGCCTGATGGACATATTGATCTATGTTTGTTTAATGGAGCTGTTCGAAATAGCGAAAACGAGCACATGGCTAAATTGTTAAGAGCAAAAACCAAAGTATTGGTAGCCTATGGCAGTTGTTCTCATATGGGAGGAATTCCTGGATTAGCTAATTTTACCAGCAAAGAAGAATTGCTCAAACGTGTATATGAAACGACTGAATCAACTGTTAATCCAGATAACATTCGACCAGAACAAAAACACAAAGTGAAAGAAGGTGTCCTCGAATTACCGGAGTTCTACAATGATGTTCGTACGCTTGATCAGGTTGTTGAAGTAGATTATTACTTACCAGGTTGTCCACCTCAAACAGAACGCTTAGTTGAAGTGTTTTTAGCAATTGTTACAGGAGCTGAATTACCTCCAGCAGGATCAGTAATTGGGGCATTAAATAAGTCTCAATGTGATGAGTGTAAAAGAACGAAAACAGATAATAAAAAAATTAGAGAATTTAAACGCCCGATTGATATAGTAGATGATGGTGAAACTTGCTTCCTTGAACAGGGAGTTATTTGCATGGGGCCAGCTACTCGCGGAGGCTGCGGAGTTAGGTGCATTGAAGGAAATGCCCCCTGTCGGGGTTGTTATGGTCCACCCGAAGATGTACCTGACCCCGGTTCTAAAATGTTAAGTGCTGTAGCCACCATGATTGATGGTGATAAACCAGAAGAAATTGCTGCTGTTGTTGATACAATTGATGATCCTGCCGGAACATTTTATAGATTTAGTTTGCCCGGTTCAATTTTAAGGAGGAAAGTATTATGA
- a CDS encoding hydrogenase iron-sulfur subunit: MSFNPKIVAFLCNWCSYTGADLAGTSRMKYEPNIRIIRIMCSGRVDPTFVLKAFRQGADGVLICGCHPGDCHYHEGNYKCLRRFTLLEKFIDQMGIEKDRIRLEWISASEGKIFSALADEFTENIKELGPCKVKEVVETLA; the protein is encoded by the coding sequence ATGAGTTTTAATCCTAAAATTGTCGCATTTCTTTGCAATTGGTGTTCATATACAGGTGCTGATTTGGCAGGAACATCCAGAATGAAATATGAACCTAATATCAGAATAATCCGAATTATGTGTTCTGGGCGTGTTGATCCTACTTTCGTTTTGAAAGCATTCCGTCAAGGAGCTGATGGTGTGCTGATTTGCGGTTGTCATCCGGGTGATTGCCATTATCATGAAGGCAATTATAAATGCCTCAGAAGATTCACATTATTAGAAAAGTTTATTGATCAAATGGGGATCGAAAAAGATAGAATCAGGTTGGAATGGATTAGTGCTAGTGAAGGAAAAATCTTTTCAGCATTAGCAGACGAATTCACTGAGAATATCAAAGAATTGGGTCCTTGTAAAGTTAAAGAAGTCGTTGAAACATTAGCGTAA